The sequence AATTAGTATGAATTCTGGTTCGATTGAATAGATTATAGAATATGGGAACCGGGTAAGTAGACCTCGGCGAAGATCATTTACTAATGGATGCCCAAGCTTGGGATTATCCCGTAGCCTGTCAATAACGCGTTGAACATCATCCAGGTATTCTGCACCTAGCCCCAGAGATTGTTCCTCGTAGAATATCGCTGATTCGGTCATTTCCTCCAGTGCTGGAGAAAGAAACCGAAACCCGATCATTTCAAGCGCTGGCGAGCCCTTTGCATCGCTTCCTCTCCTGGAATAGCTTGAAATGTTCCTGATTGAAAGTTTTCATATCTGCGTTGAGCTTCGTCAATCCATAATTTCTCAACATCGACAT is a genomic window of Pseudomonadota bacterium containing:
- a CDS encoding addiction module protein produces the protein MSTNYEKLEREARQLGTREKAALARTLIEDLDGITDVDVEKLWIDEAQRRYENFQSGTFQAIPGEEAMQRARQRLK